TCATCCAGAGGCTGGTTTATTGTGTCTCCTCCTTAACAATGGCATCTCTGCTTGCTACTAGGGAGGTTTTAAGGTTGCAGAAGACAAGAAGCATCGTGCAAAATATGCATCTCTAAACACTACTGAAgaaaaacttcaattcttttcAGCTCGACAGATAGCATGCCGGCTACTTGGGAGTAGGGGCTATCTGTGTCAGAAGGTACAAAGTCGGTCAATTTTGTCATACACCATTTTGTTTCTACAAATATAATTGGTTAGTGACTGACTTCCTTACTCTGATGGACTTAATAGCTCTTCTCCATGTGTGGttataatttccattttttaactACTTGTTGTCGTTTGAATTTATTGCAGTGCTGGCTTCCCCAAGAAGACTGTGTATGTTCGAAAATGAAAACATGCTCCTTGTGGAATAAATTGCGTATTTGGTTGTACATGCACCCGAAGGTTTGAGTTTCTGTCTGTTTGTTGCTCATTTtgcatttattatttcatttcagaGGAGGAAACACACATGCttgttctgattttttttttcattttagttttatgaTATGCTTTCTAAAACTTGAAATAAGATCGTTGAGCATTGcattttcatctcttttatcAGGATTTCCTAAGACAGAACAATACTGGGAAGTTATTATGGCAAGTCTTTGGTGTTCAAGCTGCGAGCTTGTGTATCTTTGGCATAGCTGAGCACGAAGAAATGATGTGGAATGAATTGAATCATGCAGGTATTTTGTGTTCTTCCCACTCTTCACTCTTGAGATGTTATTTCCAAATTGAGGTTTTATGCttattttatgcttttttcCAAACCACAGTTTCTCCaagaaaaatgtgaattttttttttaatctcaaaATTAAGTTCTTTTGATTCGACCAAGGGTGTTTTACAGGTAGAAACAGGGTTTGGTGTCTTTATCCTAATAAGAATGCAGTGACTGAATCTGTTAAGGATATTGTTATCTGCTCAACAAGTCAGGAAATCCAAGTAGAACCGGTAATTTGCATGCCTCATTACTGCAGGCTCAAGtttgttataatattatataccaaaGCAATTTCAATATACAACCTATGCATGAAGCTTCTTTCAGTTATATGCTAAAAGCTCGTATTTTAATGTCACACAGGAAAACAAAGATGATGTGTTGCACTTTATTTTGATCGATGGTACTTGGAGCAATTCAGCTGCAATGGTCAAACGTTTGCAGGTTTGGAgctaaacaaatataaatccgtataatatccaaaaaaaaattggttctCATTAATAATCTTTTATTTGCATTCACTCCTTGCTACGTTAAGAATCTATGAATCCGGCTTCTCATGAATGGAAAGTGAATATATGAAACTAACTATGTACTCGAAGAATAGCTCGTTAGGCATTGCGTAGCTACCATTTGTGCTGGCTAAGATTTTCTTCCACACTCATACATCGTGAAAGATAACATTTCACTAATGTAAGCTTGATTTTATACAGACTAGAGCTGAATCAGAATGGGGAAAGGAACTGCGTTGCATATCTCTGAACACAGGTGCATCCTTGATGCATAAACTACGGTAAAATCCCTTCTACATTCTTCCATTAAGTTCATATATAAAACTATCTAGTTGCTATtgtaaagattaaaaaaatttaaaaataattacaatgcGTCGTTTTTGGCGTAAATTACTGTTTCACCCTTAACCCTTAATGCACATGAATTAGCCTGAATTCATGACTAAAACACTTTGTGGACTAACAAGCAAACTAGGCCAGTTTATATTAGGACTAAAAAGCTGTGGTTGTGAATTATAGGCAAAATAGGGTCAGTTCACGACTAAGAATACTCAGTTGTGGAATGTGGATTGAATGCAAAATATAGTCAATTCACGACTCTGAAGCATTTTGGTCACAGTCTAGGTAAAATAGGGTCTATCCACTGTCAAGTGGTGTCGTGGTTGTCaatgttatcaaaatcacCCTCCCAAGGTGGGCGGGGCGAGTGATATCCAGGCCGAGTTCTGTGGCGACTTTTTTTAGAACAGTgataacacttttttattttgagaataGAGGCACTCTTTCCCCTATGTTACTTTTTGTTCTTTCTAGGTGACTTTATATCTCCTTATATTACATCTCTTATATTTCCTAGGTGCCTTTATATCTCTTATTCTGATTTTAATATCATTAGTTGCAGTTTgcaatttttatgttttaatatatataagtcattcattttaagttttaatttttactaatgTTAACTAGGGATAGATATAAACAAATTTGGCTATAAAGTAGCCCCGTCGCCCTGAATTTTTACATCAATGGCCCACATCCTAACAACACTTGTGGTTGTGAATCGTAGGCAAAAATATGgctagttttgtttttttttaatcttgttGGTTTTCTCTCTGtacatttacaaaaaaaatggatatgtatgacatttttctttctagtGTTTTGTAGTTTGAGTTGTATTGTCTGATCGACCTATTATGTGTGGTTTAGACCCCAGCCGTCTTGGGATCGTACATGTACTGCTGCTGCAGCAATCGGCCTCCTCAATGAGCTCAACCAGCTTCCAGAGTTCAGTTCCATGGGATTGGACAAACAGGCAGAAGCAATAGACGATGCTTTGGAGGTGTTGTACGAAGGTCTCATTACTCGGAGACTGCGCTGGGGCAGGTCGATCTCTCGCAAGGAAAGGCACAACTGGGATATCTGGTAACGAGCAGCGCCACATTTTACGGTTTTTGCATATGGGCATACAAAGTTTTGCTGATTTCTGATGAttgattttcgattttttttcaatcttgaattttttcttatttcgtttgatgtggaattcaACGAGACTAGAAAGTGATGGAAAATAGAGAGTTTTTTTCGTGTAATTTTTTAGCACTGTATTTCTGCTACTTGCTCAGTCGAAATAGTTTACTCGAGAGAAGTTCGGTTTCCGAGATTGGAGCTCAAGATTGAATTTGTGTCATGTTCgattcatgagattgaattttCGTCTAGCTCATATTGTAACTTAGTAAGTATCATAATAGTGTCAAAACAATTGACGACAGCTAAGACTTTTAATGAACCTTTCAAAACAGCTAAGTATGCACTGAAATAAGGttgttattgaaattaaattctttgctttttaaattgaatgtatgtctatatattttaactaCCAAATTATCTTCAAAATGAAGAATATTAGAAGTACATCAAAAATTGTAAGAATAGATTCCGGTACACCCTTCTAAATTAGAACGAATGTGGAAAGACTTATgcattttttctattattaagGCAaagtattttgatttaaaaagtGTAACAGTGACAAAAATTGCATATAACCGTTACTTGCCACCTTGTTCATTCAACACAATTTGTCTATACACTAATTACTATGAGTCTGattttccccctttttatCTGTAAATCCCTAGAAAACACCTACTTATTTTTGTGCAATAAATtcatactactaatataaCAAGCTaagattaataaatatttttatgttgcaTATATACCATTCTTCTCCCgatttcttctccttcaaaCTCACCAACTCAAAGaaatccaaaattagaaaaaagcaaataacaagaaaaaaaccaaaaatattttattagaaaagcaaatatagaaaatagcAATCGACAGAAAAAAAATCGGTTGAAAATCCCATCTGCAGAAGGAAGAAGGCATCAATGGATTCCAACAAATCCTTGCTGCATTTGTTTCTATTCTTCCTTGTTGTTGGCATTGCATCTTCTTCCCACCTTTCAAGTAAattctccttttatatatatacactaaGTTATTTCTCTATCATTATTTGAATCCTGATTTAAATTCCTTTGTAATGGGGAAAACTGTATTTTTCTTTGCAAGAATtagttgtttaattatttgattttattgtttgaatgttcaagaatttgacacattttttttggtgatgTTTGTGAGAAGATGGGATCTTCGAACCGCACGGATCAATTGGTCGTTCGCTTCTACAgcagaaaaaaagtaagaatctatttctattcatttatcaataaaaaaatttatttttattgttattgttttcCTCATTTTCgtcttttttctcatattgtttgtatagtagtagtagaatgGCCTGTACAAAATAGTTATTTTAGAGATTTACCATGTTCAATTTTGAATAGCAGGGGTGGGTATTCGGATTTCGGTTCAAACTTTTGACTAATTCGAACCGATTCAAAAATTTGAGTTATGTCCCATCATATACTCAATAATAATTAGGGTTAAAAGAGTAATTTTTCACAACATTACCAAAGACATTTAATTGTGGACGGATGAAGTGCGcccctaattaattaatggcgACAAATAACTGCAGCTTGCCCCGTGGATTTCGAGAACATGAACTACACGGTGATCACAAGCCAATGCAAGGGGCCAAATTACTCGGCCGATAGATGCTGCCCGCCGTTGAAGCAACTGCTCTGCCCCGTCAAGGATCATGTCAACGATCTCAAGAGCGACTGCGCGGACGTCTTCTTCAGCTACGTCAACCTCTACGGCAAGTACCCTCCGGGGCTCTTCTCCACTCTCTGCAAGGAGGGCAAGGAAGGGCTCGACTGTGAAGGGGTTGTTGTTGCCAAAAATGGGGCCTCTTGCGCTGCCTCCTCCTCTCTAGTCATGGTCATTGCTACATTAGCATTGATCATGTTTTGCTATATTTGATGAGAGTGTGATGTGTGTGTGCTTTGTAGTTTGTTTGGCCTATTTATGAGTTGATTATTTGGAAAAAGCTCTGTGTTAAATTTGGGATGTGGATTGTGcacacatttttaataatgtcTTTGTCGTCCTATCATTGTTGAATTGCTATATTTGATCTGGAAACTTGGAccaaattaaagagaaaattaaaagtttattgTGACTTGAGATATTGGATCAAGATTCGAAGAAAAAATTCCGTGGTTAAGGCAAACCAAATGACAGTTTGATGTTGTATGCCCcactaataaatttttgaCATCTGAATTTGTATAGACATCACTGAACATTAATTTCTTtaccaaaatagatattattataaaatttggaaacTATCTAAAAATTTTAGGAGTTcctatatttaatactactactactataacttAATATACTTTTACGTTTTTTATGACCAAATTTCTTGCGATATgagttataaatattttcatccTTTTAGTTATCAATAAgatgaatttaataaaataaaatactctatacatgaaatattatatatagtattatattttgtttttagatTGACgaagatttaatataacaaGATTAATTTTCATGTCATTTACTTACTATTATTAGCTAcgtttatatttaatactgatataattattcatatatatgaaatggtaaaataatataagaattTTCATGTCATTTACTTACTATTATTAGCTAcgtttatatttaatactgatataattattcatatatatgaaATGGTAAATAATATAAGAATGAAATTATAGGGGAGCATTAAGATCCTTACACCCTTTTAGGACTCGTTTGATAAGAAAGATGAgatataacaaaatttgttaaataagataagaaatgcAGGCTTCGTGTCAAGATAAGCTCGGATGAAGGttttttcgttgttgtttggtaaacaagaaattatctagattttgtattaataaatc
The genomic region above belongs to Salvia hispanica cultivar TCC Black 2014 chromosome 3, UniMelb_Shisp_WGS_1.0, whole genome shotgun sequence and contains:
- the LOC125212061 gene encoding uncharacterized protein LOC125212061 isoform X2, giving the protein MLISARGILFSPKTAFNSFNKIPHFYIGVKPFTSKPPFSMSADTLTAADSDGATISLEEWQGWGTVSPLPAMVDQVIHDMKLLEKDIDKPMTFGGNRGALTGGFKVAEDKKHRAKYASLNTTEEKLQFFSARQIACRLLGSRGYLCQKCWLPQEDCVCSKMKTCSLWNKLRIWLYMHPKDFLRQNNTGKLLWQVFGVQAASLCIFGIAEHEEMMWNELNHAGRNRVWCLYPNKNAVTESVKDIVICSTSQEIQVEPENKDDVLHFILIDGTWSNSAAMVKRLQTRAESEWGKELRCISLNTGASLMHKLR
- the LOC125212061 gene encoding uncharacterized protein LOC125212061 isoform X1, translated to MLISARGILFSPKTAFNSFNKIPHFYIGVKPFTSKPPFSMSADTLTAADSDGATISLEEWQGWGTVSPLPAMVDQVIHDMKLLEKDIDKPMTFGGNRGALTGGFKVAEDKKHRAKYASLNTTEEKLQFFSARQIACRLLGSRGYLCQKCWLPQEDCVCSKMKTCSLWNKLRIWLYMHPKDFLRQNNTGKLLWQVFGVQAASLCIFGIAEHEEMMWNELNHAGRNRVWCLYPNKNAVTESVKDIVICSTSQEIQVEPENKDDVLHFILIDGTWSNSAAMVKRLQTRAESEWGKELRCISLNTGASLMHKLRPQPSWDRTCTAAAAIGLLNELNQLPEFSSMGLDKQAEAIDDALEVLYEGLITRRLRWGRSISRKERHNWDIW
- the LOC125209246 gene encoding GPI-anchored protein LLG1-like gives rise to the protein MDSNKSLLHLFLFFLVVGIASSSHLSNGIFEPHGSIGRSLLQQKKTCPVDFENMNYTVITSQCKGPNYSADRCCPPLKQLLCPVKDHVNDLKSDCADVFFSYVNLYGKYPPGLFSTLCKEGKEGLDCEGVVVAKNGASCAASSSLVMVIATLALIMFCYI